In Silene latifolia isolate original U9 population chromosome X, ASM4854445v1, whole genome shotgun sequence, the following proteins share a genomic window:
- the LOC141620997 gene encoding wall-associated receptor kinase 5-like, giving the protein MAKPGCQDKCGNVTIPYPFGMGPSCYYTEWYSITCENFTPTLSKFGLQVLQIGLVPTKVRVDIPFSDNDGYMWPPDTEESVCLTDLPYPLNVYSVNFTQNNSTGTCSYVFLVDGNYLDSPNLYQLQSVWDGTRIPVVLNWDYEYLPGSSSDNDKPNCISSEEDGTYTCEFPSAQRLGGNPYLPNGCQYVADCDGCNGDCVVNGDDLTRATCLPFPKFKSRAHLVGVVKGDLAIILYIMFLNLSSMLYQPHIKLPSRNGWASKKTWFMKYEKGDHILIKMSCSKLEETSVQSRRRKVISFRLTILASY; this is encoded by the exons ATGGCAAAGCCTGGCTGTCAGGATAAGTGCGGAAATGTTACCATTCCATATCCCTTTGGTATGGGACCAAGTTGCTACTACACCGAATGGTATTCTATTACATGTGAGAATTTCACTCCGACTCTCTCCAAATTCGGCCTTCAAGTGCTCCAGATAGGCTTGGTGCCAACAAAAGTGCGAGTGGATATTCCATTTTCAGATAATGATGGATATATGTGGCCTCCGGACACTGAGGAATCAGTTTGCCTAACTGATCTCCCGTACCCTTTGAATGTCTACAGCGTGAATTTCACTCAGAATAACAGTACCGGTACTTGTAGCTATGTCTTCTTGGTAGATGGTAATTACTTGGACAGTCCTAACTTGTACCAGCTTCAATCTGTTTGGGATGGTACGCGTATACCAGTTGTACTGAACTGGGATTACGAATACCTCCCTGGTTCATCTTCCGACAATGACAAACCCAACTGCATTAGTTCTGAAGAAGATGGTACTTACACATGTGAATTTCCGTCAGCACAACGTTTAGGTGGGAATCCTTATCTGCCTAATGGATGCCAAT ATGTCGCAGATTGTGACGGGTGCAATGGCGATTGCGTTGTAAATGGAGATGATTTGACCCGAGCAACCTGCTTGCCTTTTCCCAAGTTCAAGAGTAGGGCGCACCTTGTTGGTGTTGTTAAAGGTGATTTGGCAATTATCCTATACATTATGTTCCTCAATTTATCTTCGATGTTGTATCAGCCACATATTAAACTCCCATCTAGGAACGGATG GGCATCCAAAAAAACATGGTTTATGAAGTATGAAAAGGGAGATCATATTCTG ATTAAAATGTCGTGTTCTAAGCTGGAAGAAACGTCTGTGCAGTCCAGAAGAAGAAAAGTAATCAGCTTTCGTCTCACTATTTTGGCTTCCTATTAA